In Chryseobacterium shigense, the following proteins share a genomic window:
- a CDS encoding vWA domain-containing protein gives MENNHDIDKRFNDASRLSEEPAVFPGFDKVWAKVEEKLDKKEEKKKIWPVWLPYGIAASLVIGLGAFYFISKNKTAETSKPLIVDNKIESHPDKNTAHIVDSTVKSNIEKEIQASKAIQKETPLAYEPGKIKDAAVNAYDEIYTSRKADYSTDEYFIKKQEETLSPAPQRKRGQWKDTARTQDIEEVVLTGLIPKKKSEYTSSAVSVQSNYIASNTTQQLQGKVAGLQIQSAHGIKRRKNEEIRNTFNTINNGYSNNNNPVVIRGLASIKGTASPLFIVNGNIVEQDYFSALNPKKIKSIEVVKGAAAAALYGSRGANGIIVVRTKRLSRKERKSMEEIQKTISQYRQNPVSANEGYDEFVENPFELTKNEPLSTFSIDVDNAAYSNIRRMINNGQTVDKNAVRIEEMINYFKYSYPQPKNDVPFSISTEYGDAPWNPGHKLLKIGLQGKNMAMDKLPASNLVFLIDVSGSMNEENKLPLLKSSFKVLLDQLRPQDKVGIVVYAGSAGMVLPPTSAKEKDKIVSALDNLQAGGSTAGGAGIELAYKLAQENFVKNGNNRVIIATDGDFNVGASSTSDIKTLIEEKRKSGIFLTCLGFGMGNYKDNMLETLADKGNGNYAYIDNMQEANKFLGKEFAGSMYAIAKDVKIQIEFNPKYVSSYRLIGYENRKLRNEDFTNDKIDAGELGSGHTVTALYEVIPVQVKSEFLPEGNQLKYSKTSASENFNDELATIKFRYKKPDGGASTEIVHAVKNTDSSIAAASPDFKFASSVAWFGLVLRKSDLIVKKELSDIEALAGQGKADDKEGYRSEFLRLIESYKVISK, from the coding sequence ATGGAAAATAATCACGATATAGATAAAAGATTCAATGATGCTTCCAGGCTTTCAGAAGAACCGGCTGTTTTTCCGGGTTTTGATAAAGTTTGGGCAAAGGTTGAAGAAAAACTAGATAAAAAAGAAGAGAAAAAGAAAATATGGCCCGTTTGGTTGCCTTATGGAATTGCAGCCAGCCTGGTTATTGGATTGGGAGCATTTTATTTCATCAGTAAAAATAAAACTGCTGAGACTTCAAAACCTCTGATTGTTGATAACAAAATTGAATCTCATCCTGATAAAAATACAGCTCATATTGTTGACAGTACAGTAAAATCTAATATTGAAAAAGAGATTCAAGCCTCAAAAGCCATACAAAAAGAAACTCCATTGGCTTATGAACCGGGTAAGATTAAGGACGCAGCTGTGAATGCATACGATGAAATTTACACTTCGAGAAAAGCAGATTATTCAACGGATGAATATTTTATTAAAAAGCAGGAAGAAACACTTTCTCCTGCCCCTCAAAGAAAGAGAGGACAATGGAAAGATACAGCAAGAACACAGGATATTGAAGAGGTTGTTTTAACAGGCTTAATTCCTAAAAAGAAATCTGAATATACTTCAAGCGCAGTTAGTGTACAGTCAAATTATATTGCATCAAATACTACCCAGCAGCTTCAGGGAAAAGTAGCCGGGTTACAAATACAAAGTGCTCATGGTATTAAAAGAAGAAAGAATGAAGAGATCAGAAACACTTTCAATACAATCAATAATGGCTATTCAAACAACAATAATCCGGTTGTAATAAGAGGCTTGGCAAGTATAAAAGGAACAGCTTCCCCATTATTTATCGTTAACGGTAATATAGTGGAACAGGATTATTTCAGTGCATTAAATCCCAAGAAAATTAAGAGCATAGAGGTTGTGAAAGGAGCTGCGGCAGCAGCACTTTATGGAAGCCGGGGAGCGAACGGAATCATTGTGGTAAGAACCAAAAGGCTTTCCAGAAAGGAGAGAAAGAGTATGGAAGAAATACAGAAGACCATTAGTCAATACAGACAAAATCCTGTTTCTGCTAATGAAGGATATGATGAGTTTGTAGAAAATCCGTTTGAACTTACTAAAAATGAGCCACTGTCAACTTTTTCTATCGATGTGGACAATGCTGCCTATTCCAATATCAGGAGAATGATCAATAACGGGCAAACCGTAGATAAAAATGCAGTGAGGATTGAAGAAATGATCAATTATTTTAAATACAGCTATCCTCAGCCTAAAAATGATGTTCCGTTTTCAATCAGTACCGAATATGGTGATGCTCCCTGGAACCCCGGCCATAAGCTACTTAAAATAGGACTTCAGGGGAAGAATATGGCTATGGATAAACTTCCGGCCTCTAATCTTGTATTCCTGATTGATGTTTCCGGATCTATGAATGAAGAGAATAAGCTTCCACTCCTGAAATCTTCCTTCAAAGTGCTTCTCGATCAGCTCAGACCGCAAGATAAGGTTGGTATCGTAGTATACGCAGGAAGTGCCGGAATGGTTCTGCCACCTACTTCCGCAAAAGAGAAGGATAAAATAGTTTCTGCGCTGGATAATTTGCAGGCAGGCGGAAGTACTGCTGGCGGGGCTGGAATAGAACTGGCCTATAAGCTGGCTCAGGAAAATTTTGTGAAAAATGGAAATAACCGCGTCATTATAGCTACTGATGGTGATTTCAATGTCGGGGCTTCTTCTACTTCAGATATAAAAACTTTGATTGAGGAAAAAAGAAAATCCGGGATTTTTCTTACCTGTCTTGGTTTCGGGATGGGAAATTACAAGGACAATATGCTTGAAACTTTAGCTGATAAAGGAAATGGGAATTACGCTTATATTGATAATATGCAGGAAGCCAATAAATTCCTCGGAAAAGAATTTGCAGGAAGTATGTACGCCATTGCAAAAGATGTGAAAATTCAAATTGAATTCAATCCCAAATATGTAAGCTCTTACCGTTTGATAGGGTATGAAAACAGAAAGCTTAGAAACGAAGACTTTACCAATGATAAGATTGATGCGGGAGAATTGGGAAGCGGACATACCGTAACCGCTTTGTATGAAGTAATTCCCGTTCAGGTAAAATCTGAATTCTTGCCTGAAGGAAATCAATTGAAATACAGTAAAACCTCTGCTTCTGAAAATTTTAATGATGAATTGGCAACCATTAAATTCCGTTATAAAAAGCCTGATGGAGGTGCAAGTACAGAAATAGTCCATGCTGTAAAAAATACGGATAGCTCAATAGCTGCCGCAAGCCCGGATTTTAAGTTTGCATCTTCCGTTGCCTGGTTTGGGTTGGTACTGAGAAAATCTGACCTGATTGTGAAAAAAGAACTATCCGATATCGAAGCCCTGGCCGGACAAGGGAAAGCAGATGATAAGGAAGGGTACAGATCTGAATTTTTAAGGCTGATTGAAAGTTATAAAGTAATTTCAAAATAA
- a CDS encoding RNA polymerase sigma factor, with protein MERELLIECQRNSRSAQRKVYEKMAGKLYAVCRRYLKNDEDIEEVLADTFYKIFTKINQLQNLDTFEGWAKKITVNECLQKLRATKAQFISMDDSFAETSGVSSENISFEKDILSLLNFLPEGCRAIFNLFAIEGYPHKEIASMLSISEGTSKSQLNFARKKLQELLINQNI; from the coding sequence ATGGAAAGAGAATTACTAATAGAATGCCAGCGTAACAGCCGCAGTGCACAGCGGAAGGTTTACGAGAAAATGGCGGGCAAGCTGTACGCAGTCTGCAGACGCTATCTGAAAAACGATGAAGATATTGAAGAAGTATTGGCCGATACTTTTTACAAAATATTCACGAAGATCAATCAGCTTCAAAACCTGGACACCTTTGAAGGCTGGGCGAAAAAAATAACTGTGAATGAATGTCTTCAGAAACTGAGAGCTACCAAAGCACAGTTCATTTCTATGGATGACAGTTTTGCAGAAACCTCCGGTGTTTCATCAGAAAATATTTCGTTTGAAAAAGATATTCTGAGCCTGTTGAACTTTCTGCCCGAAGGTTGCAGGGCAATATTCAACCTTTTTGCAATAGAAGGGTATCCGCATAAGGAAATCGCTTCCATGCTTTCCATAAGCGAAGGAACATCAAAATCCCAGCTCAATTTTGCAAGAAAAAAACTACAGGAACTTTTGATCAATCAGAACATTTAA
- a CDS encoding aminopeptidase C — protein sequence MKNIKITSLLFVLSAGSMMFAQDDLINKLKNNQSQNANFQFTTLKDVGATSVKNQGSSGTCWSYSGNSFLESEMQRMGKKPVDLAEIFTARNSYHDKAKLYVLNNGAISWGDGGELHDVINMYKKYGAVPQDVYTGLKTGQTLNNFKEMQGKLKAVLDSLVQAGSKAKLTDNWMDPVDAILDEYLGKVPANFTYEGKNYTPKTFAKEVVGINPEDYVEISSYKDYPYYQKFVVPIPDNWSHDSDWNVPMKDLTAIIDNAVNKGYSVGWATDVTEPYFSYKNGVAYVPDMDLNQITDENKQSLFTESKKDKTITEDLRQKGLNNLSTTDDHGMHIVGLAKDQTGKEYYMVKNSWGVTNDFEGYIYVTRPYVEYKSTAILIHKNAVPKSILKQLKPTKNIGL from the coding sequence ATGAAAAATATCAAAATTACCTCATTACTTTTTGTTTTGTCTGCAGGAAGTATGATGTTTGCCCAGGATGATTTAATCAACAAATTAAAAAACAATCAGTCTCAAAATGCTAATTTCCAGTTTACCACGTTAAAAGACGTAGGAGCTACTTCAGTGAAAAACCAGGGTTCATCAGGAACGTGCTGGAGCTATTCCGGAAATTCCTTCCTTGAATCTGAGATGCAGAGAATGGGTAAAAAGCCTGTAGATCTTGCTGAAATTTTTACGGCCAGAAATTCTTACCATGATAAAGCCAAATTATATGTATTAAACAACGGAGCTATCAGCTGGGGCGACGGAGGTGAACTGCATGATGTTATCAATATGTATAAAAAATACGGTGCAGTGCCTCAGGATGTTTATACAGGTCTGAAAACAGGCCAAACCCTGAATAATTTCAAAGAAATGCAGGGAAAATTAAAAGCTGTTCTGGACAGTCTTGTTCAGGCCGGTTCAAAAGCAAAACTGACTGATAACTGGATGGACCCGGTAGATGCCATTCTGGATGAATACCTTGGAAAAGTTCCGGCTAACTTTACTTATGAAGGAAAAAACTATACGCCTAAAACATTTGCCAAAGAGGTTGTAGGTATTAATCCGGAAGATTATGTGGAAATTTCTTCATATAAAGATTATCCTTATTACCAGAAATTCGTAGTTCCGATTCCTGATAACTGGAGCCATGATTCTGACTGGAATGTTCCGATGAAAGATTTAACTGCAATTATCGATAATGCAGTAAATAAAGGATATTCTGTAGGATGGGCAACGGACGTTACCGAGCCTTATTTCTCTTACAAAAATGGTGTAGCGTATGTTCCGGATATGGATCTGAACCAGATAACTGATGAGAACAAGCAGTCTTTGTTCACTGAGTCAAAGAAAGATAAAACCATCACGGAAGACTTACGCCAGAAAGGACTTAACAATCTTTCCACTACGGATGATCATGGGATGCATATCGTAGGGCTGGCAAAAGACCAAACCGGTAAAGAATATTATATGGTTAAAAATTCATGGGGTGTAACCAATGATTTTGAAGGCTATATTTATGTAACAAGACCTTATGTAGAATATAAATCAACTGCTATCCTTATCCATAAGAATGCAGTTCCTAAAAGTATTCTTAAACAGCTGAAACCTACAAAAAATATTGGTTTGTAA
- a CDS encoding bacteriocin-like protein translates to MKNLKKLAKSDLKKINGGNAPECPEGTTACYIPPKNGFPSRWKCISNTMECPD, encoded by the coding sequence ATGAAAAATTTAAAAAAATTAGCAAAATCAGATTTGAAAAAAATCAATGGAGGCAATGCTCCTGAATGTCCGGAAGGAACAACAGCATGCTACATCCCGCCTAAAAACGGTTTTCCGTCACGATGGAAATGTATTTCCAATACGATGGAATGCCCGGATTAA
- a CDS encoding NADH:flavin oxidoreductase, which yields MSTESLFKPFVYKNLELKNRIVMAPMTRAQSDNGVPTQNIAEYYARRAAAEVGLILSEGTVINRTASKNMQNIPDFYGNEALAGWKNVINAVHQNGGKMGPQIWHVGDTRMSEDYPLAPMEKASAMTLEDIQDTIAQFAASAKSAKDLGFDVVEVHGAHGYLIDQFFWEVTNTRTDEYGGKTIKERNRFAVDVIKAIRAAVGEDFTIILRLSQWKQQDYSSRLAQTPAEMEDWLLPLKEAGVDIFHCSQRRFWEPEFEGSDLNFAGWAKKITGQPTITVGSVGLKGDFMSAFAGQGTEKTDLTELIRRLDNEEFDLVAVGRALLQDPQWVQKIKTGNTEELLDFSAESMGKLY from the coding sequence ATGAGCACAGAATCATTATTTAAACCATTTGTTTACAAAAATCTGGAACTTAAAAATAGAATAGTAATGGCTCCTATGACCAGAGCACAGTCTGATAATGGAGTTCCTACCCAAAATATTGCAGAATATTACGCAAGAAGAGCTGCCGCAGAAGTAGGATTAATTCTTTCCGAAGGAACTGTCATTAACAGAACCGCTTCCAAAAATATGCAGAACATTCCTGATTTCTATGGAAATGAGGCATTGGCAGGCTGGAAAAACGTAATCAATGCCGTTCATCAGAATGGGGGTAAAATGGGGCCTCAGATCTGGCATGTGGGAGATACAAGAATGTCTGAAGATTACCCTCTTGCACCCATGGAAAAAGCTTCTGCAATGACTCTTGAGGATATTCAGGATACCATTGCACAGTTTGCTGCTTCTGCAAAATCTGCAAAGGATTTAGGATTTGATGTAGTTGAAGTTCATGGAGCACACGGATACCTTATAGATCAGTTCTTCTGGGAGGTAACCAACACGAGAACCGATGAATATGGTGGGAAAACCATCAAAGAAAGAAACCGTTTTGCAGTAGACGTTATTAAAGCTATAAGAGCAGCCGTAGGAGAGGATTTCACAATTATTCTCCGTCTTTCACAATGGAAACAGCAGGATTACAGCAGCAGATTGGCCCAGACTCCGGCAGAAATGGAAGACTGGTTATTACCTTTAAAAGAAGCGGGAGTAGATATTTTCCACTGTTCACAGCGCCGTTTCTGGGAACCGGAATTTGAAGGTTCAGACCTGAATTTCGCAGGATGGGCAAAGAAAATCACAGGGCAGCCAACCATTACAGTAGGTTCTGTAGGCTTGAAAGGAGACTTCATGAGTGCTTTTGCCGGACAGGGAACTGAGAAAACAGACCTTACAGAACTAATCAGAAGACTGGATAATGAAGAATTTGATCTTGTTGCTGTAGGACGGGCCCTTTTACAGGATCCTCAATGGGTTCAAAAAATAAAAACAGGTAACACGGAAGAGCTGCTGGACTTTTCAGCAGAAAGCATGGGGAAACTGTATTAA
- a CDS encoding winged helix-turn-helix transcriptional regulator, whose amino-acid sequence MKKNEMMQYSCPLGKAMSALGSKWKPIIVLVIKDRKLRFGELAVRIHVISRKVLTDQLREMENDGLIIREEFKELPPRVEYSLTEKGLALLPILYMLEEWEATYQNKELQDGKDCKLLGRETEKMAGA is encoded by the coding sequence ATGAAAAAGAATGAAATGATGCAGTACAGCTGCCCTTTGGGTAAGGCAATGTCTGCTTTGGGAAGCAAATGGAAACCGATCATTGTTCTGGTAATTAAAGACCGTAAGTTACGTTTTGGGGAACTTGCCGTAAGGATTCATGTGATTTCCAGAAAGGTTTTGACCGACCAGCTAAGAGAAATGGAAAATGACGGGCTCATCATCCGTGAAGAGTTCAAAGAACTGCCTCCAAGAGTGGAATACTCCCTTACGGAAAAGGGACTGGCACTTTTACCGATATTGTATATGCTGGAGGAATGGGAAGCCACTTATCAGAATAAGGAATTACAGGATGGAAAGGATTGCAAGCTATTGGGGAGGGAAACGGAAAAGATGGCTGGAGCTTAA
- a CDS encoding class I SAM-dependent methyltransferase → MKITRLVILFNYQKIIFGLIVSALLFGLSFWINSELIFLLFRIVSGLIILNIIASLIASYILYDHSDLYELNNLKGIIDWEKTENAILVHASFDPLSKRLEEKYPNLNLTVCDIYGNRHEHEKGIEISKKIFPPNPNEIKILPDKLPFENQSQDVILAVTALHEILEEEQRVLFFKEAKRILKDDGLIILSEQFRDVTNFIFFNIGAFHFLSQKQWKRAISKAGLKIVSNQKMTYFANMLIIK, encoded by the coding sequence ATGAAAATCACCAGACTGGTCATCCTCTTCAACTATCAAAAAATAATATTTGGACTTATCGTTTCCGCGCTTCTCTTCGGATTGTCGTTTTGGATTAATTCAGAATTGATCTTTTTGCTATTCAGGATTGTAAGCGGTCTTATTATTTTAAATATAATTGCTTCACTTATTGCTTCTTATATTTTATATGATCATTCGGATTTATATGAATTGAACAATTTAAAAGGAATAATAGATTGGGAGAAAACTGAAAATGCCATTTTGGTTCATGCCAGTTTTGATCCTCTGTCAAAGCGATTAGAAGAAAAATATCCGAATTTAAATCTGACAGTTTGTGATATTTACGGAAACAGGCATGAGCATGAAAAAGGAATTGAAATATCAAAAAAAATATTTCCACCTAACCCTAATGAAATAAAAATTTTACCGGATAAATTACCTTTTGAAAATCAATCTCAGGATGTAATTCTTGCTGTAACAGCACTGCATGAAATTTTAGAAGAAGAACAAAGAGTTTTATTTTTTAAAGAAGCAAAAAGAATTCTGAAAGATGATGGATTGATTATTCTTTCAGAGCAGTTCAGGGATGTAACTAATTTTATCTTCTTTAATATCGGGGCTTTCCACTTTTTGAGTCAGAAACAATGGAAAAGGGCCATTTCCAAAGCCGGCTTAAAAATAGTTTCTAATCAAAAGATGACTTATTTTGCCAATATGCTCATTATAAAATAG
- a CDS encoding DUF4274 domain-containing protein: MIVKPSRENFIKENFFELSFRDENPDFEKFKTLNSTELHYLADIYNWDDGVEVLFWIINSGKCDKGTALMIFWRAVPDYYFEKNEDELEIYEKEVYQLLNKIVEAFKSNKFRRSGLKYNPADDFDTDSEEILTWNIPNEMTKKTKGFKPVYLGTLLNALKKKYKKSNNRKRRK; encoded by the coding sequence ATGATTGTAAAACCAAGCCGCGAAAATTTTATAAAAGAAAATTTCTTTGAATTATCTTTCAGAGATGAAAATCCGGATTTTGAAAAATTTAAAACACTAAATTCTACAGAGCTTCATTATCTTGCAGACATTTATAACTGGGATGATGGGGTGGAAGTTTTATTTTGGATCATTAACTCCGGTAAATGCGATAAAGGAACCGCGTTAATGATTTTTTGGAGAGCAGTTCCGGATTATTATTTTGAAAAAAATGAAGATGAATTAGAAATTTACGAGAAAGAGGTTTATCAATTATTAAACAAAATCGTCGAGGCATTTAAATCCAATAAATTTAGAAGATCAGGATTAAAATATAATCCTGCGGATGATTTTGATACTGATTCAGAAGAAATATTAACCTGGAATATTCCAAATGAAATGACAAAAAAAACAAAAGGATTCAAGCCGGTTTACTTAGGAACACTATTGAATGCATTGAAAAAGAAATATAAAAAATCAAACAACAGAAAACGCAGGAAATAA
- a CDS encoding thiamine pyrophosphate-dependent enzyme translates to MQTTYIETQQISFQDFKNQILEDYRLGRISREMSYLGRREVLTGKAKFGIFGDGKELPQLAMAKVFRNGDFRSGYYRDQTFALAADALTVESFFAQLYADTSVEREPASAGRQMNGHFATRSLNEDGSWKDLTAQKNISSDISPTAGQMPRLLGLAQASKVYKSVKFDGSEKFSKEGNEVAFGTIGDASTAEGHFWETLNAACALQVPMIVSIWDDGYGISVPTRNQRAKADISEMLSGFQRKEGENQGCEIIQVKAWDYPSLLDAYARAEHFARTESVPVVVHVIEVTQPQGHSTSGSHERYKNEERLSWEADFDGLVKFKEWILNYSIEIEGKEEIIASAEELDAIDDEAKKIVKAGQKNAWENYQKTITDLIQSVLPLVENLKGQNAEIEGYIAQFSKLVSKAKKDIFQLTRKALLVTRGTNSAERTQLMQKYNEIFETEKDNYSSHLYSQSQWKAENVKEIKPVFSDSSEEVDGRVVVRNNFDKIFEKYPETLVFGEDAGNIGDVNQGLEGMQEKYGDIRVADTGIREATILGQGIGMAMRGLRPIAEIQYLDYILYCLQGMSDDLATVQYRTKGGQKSPVIIRTRGHRLEGVWHSGSPMAGILNLSKGVLVLVPRNLTKAAGFYNTMLQSDDPAVIVECLNGYRLKEKQPDNLGEFTVPVGKIEVTKEGKDVTLVTYGSTWRIVMDAAEQLEKLGISAEVIDVQSLIPFDLTNEIAESVKKTNRLVVIDEDVEGGTSAFILQQILEKQKAFRYLDSDPLTIAANDHRPAYASDGDYFSKPSSDDMVERIYAMFNETNPQKYPAIF, encoded by the coding sequence ATGCAGACAACCTATATTGAAACACAGCAAATTTCCTTCCAGGATTTTAAAAATCAGATACTTGAAGACTACAGGTTAGGAAGGATATCGCGCGAAATGTCTTATCTTGGAAGAAGAGAAGTGCTTACAGGAAAAGCTAAGTTCGGAATTTTTGGGGATGGTAAAGAGCTTCCTCAGCTGGCAATGGCGAAAGTTTTCAGAAATGGGGACTTCCGTTCAGGATATTACAGGGATCAGACTTTTGCATTAGCGGCAGATGCTTTAACGGTTGAAAGCTTTTTTGCACAGTTGTATGCAGATACAAGTGTTGAAAGAGAGCCGGCATCAGCAGGAAGACAGATGAACGGGCACTTCGCCACAAGAAGTTTAAATGAAGACGGAAGCTGGAAAGATCTTACAGCACAGAAAAATATCTCCTCGGATATTTCTCCTACAGCGGGACAGATGCCCAGATTATTAGGACTTGCTCAGGCTTCCAAAGTATATAAAAGTGTAAAGTTTGACGGATCAGAAAAATTCTCAAAAGAAGGTAATGAAGTTGCTTTCGGTACCATTGGGGATGCTTCAACAGCAGAAGGCCATTTCTGGGAAACTCTGAATGCAGCCTGTGCGCTTCAGGTTCCTATGATTGTTTCTATCTGGGACGACGGTTACGGAATTTCTGTTCCTACCAGGAATCAGAGAGCAAAAGCTGATATTTCTGAAATGTTAAGCGGCTTCCAGAGAAAAGAAGGCGAAAACCAGGGATGCGAGATCATTCAGGTAAAAGCCTGGGATTATCCTTCATTATTGGATGCCTATGCCAGAGCAGAACATTTCGCAAGAACGGAAAGTGTTCCGGTTGTTGTTCATGTTATTGAAGTTACCCAGCCTCAGGGGCATTCTACATCCGGATCTCATGAAAGGTACAAGAATGAAGAGCGTCTTTCGTGGGAAGCAGATTTCGACGGCTTGGTGAAATTCAAAGAATGGATCTTAAATTATTCAATCGAAATTGAAGGAAAAGAGGAAATTATTGCTTCAGCAGAAGAATTGGATGCAATAGATGATGAAGCTAAGAAAATAGTAAAAGCAGGTCAGAAAAATGCATGGGAAAACTATCAGAAAACCATTACAGACCTAATTCAATCTGTTCTTCCATTAGTTGAAAACCTTAAAGGTCAGAATGCTGAGATCGAAGGATATATTGCCCAGTTCAGTAAATTGGTTTCCAAAGCTAAAAAAGATATTTTCCAGCTGACAAGAAAAGCTTTATTGGTAACAAGAGGAACCAACTCTGCGGAAAGAACCCAGCTGATGCAGAAGTACAATGAAATTTTTGAAACAGAAAAAGATAACTATTCTTCACATTTATATTCACAATCTCAGTGGAAAGCTGAAAATGTGAAAGAGATCAAACCTGTTTTCTCAGACAGCTCTGAAGAAGTGGACGGAAGAGTAGTGGTAAGAAATAATTTCGACAAGATTTTCGAAAAATATCCTGAAACTTTAGTATTTGGTGAAGATGCCGGAAATATCGGTGACGTGAACCAGGGACTGGAAGGAATGCAGGAAAAATACGGTGATATACGTGTAGCAGATACCGGAATCCGTGAAGCTACCATTCTTGGTCAGGGAATCGGGATGGCAATGAGAGGACTTAGGCCAATCGCTGAGATCCAGTATTTAGATTATATCCTTTACTGTTTACAGGGAATGAGTGATGATCTGGCAACCGTTCAGTACAGAACAAAAGGAGGCCAGAAATCTCCTGTAATTATCAGAACAAGAGGTCACAGACTGGAAGGTGTTTGGCATTCAGGTTCTCCGATGGCGGGAATTCTGAATCTTTCAAAAGGTGTTCTGGTATTGGTGCCGAGAAACTTAACGAAAGCTGCTGGCTTCTACAATACAATGCTTCAGAGTGATGATCCTGCTGTTATTGTTGAATGCCTGAACGGATACAGATTAAAAGAAAAACAGCCTGATAATTTAGGTGAATTTACTGTTCCTGTTGGTAAAATTGAAGTAACCAAAGAAGGAAAAGACGTTACTCTGGTAACTTACGGTTCCACATGGAGAATTGTGATGGACGCCGCAGAACAATTGGAAAAACTTGGAATTTCTGCAGAAGTTATTGATGTTCAGTCATTAATTCCTTTCGATTTAACCAATGAAATTGCTGAAAGTGTGAAGAAAACCAACAGATTAGTCGTTATTGACGAGGATGTGGAAGGGGGTACTTCAGCATTTATTCTTCAACAGATTTTAGAAAAACAAAAAGCATTCAGATATCTTGATTCAGATCCGTTAACGATTGCCGCAAACGATCACAGGCCTGCTTATGCAAGTGACGGAGATTATTTCAGCAAGCCGTCTTCAGATGATATGGTAGAAAGAATCTATGCCATGTTCAATGAAACAAATCCTCAGAAATATCCGGCGATATTTTAA
- a CDS encoding polyprenyl synthetase family protein, which yields MANIVEEIKQPINEEMKLFEQKFYESMQSKVPLLDKVTRFIVTTKGKQMRPMFVFLCAKLIGEVNEKTYRGASMIELIHTATLVHDDVVDESFKRRNFFSINALWKNKIAVLVGDYLLSKSVLLSTDHKDYDLLGVISRTIREMSEGELLQLEKARKLDITEDVYYEIIRQKTATLIAACCEIGVLSNNADEALAKKMMDFGTYTGMAFQIKDDLFDYLSSNVIGKPVGIDIKEQKMTLPLIYTLKNAGEKDKKYYFNTIKRYNNEQKRVKELIEFVKSSGGMDYAIKVMKDFQQKAKDILNEFPDSEPKKSLHLMLDYVIERKF from the coding sequence TTGGCAAATATCGTAGAAGAAATCAAACAACCGATCAATGAGGAAATGAAACTTTTCGAGCAGAAGTTTTATGAATCGATGCAGAGCAAAGTACCTTTATTGGATAAAGTAACCCGTTTTATTGTTACTACCAAAGGAAAGCAGATGCGTCCTATGTTTGTATTCCTTTGTGCAAAGCTGATAGGTGAGGTCAATGAAAAAACATACCGTGGAGCTTCTATGATCGAGCTTATCCACACGGCGACTTTGGTACACGATGATGTGGTGGATGAAAGTTTCAAACGTCGTAATTTTTTCTCCATTAATGCTCTGTGGAAGAATAAAATTGCTGTTCTGGTAGGAGATTACCTTTTATCAAAATCCGTATTACTTTCTACAGATCACAAGGATTATGACCTTTTGGGAGTAATTTCCAGAACCATCCGTGAAATGTCCGAAGGAGAGCTTTTGCAGTTGGAAAAAGCCAGAAAGCTGGATATCACCGAAGATGTTTATTACGAAATTATCCGCCAGAAAACTGCTACATTGATTGCTGCCTGCTGTGAGATTGGTGTCCTGTCCAACAATGCAGACGAAGCTCTTGCCAAAAAAATGATGGATTTCGGAACGTATACAGGAATGGCCTTTCAGATTAAAGATGACCTTTTCGACTATCTGAGCTCAAATGTGATCGGGAAACCGGTAGGGATAGACATTAAGGAGCAGAAAATGACACTTCCCCTGATTTATACTCTGAAAAATGCCGGGGAAAAAGACAAAAAATACTATTTCAATACCATAAAGCGCTATAATAATGAACAGAAAAGGGTAAAAGAACTTATAGAGTTTGTAAAAAGCTCCGGTGGTATGGATTATGCGATAAAAGTTATGAAAGACTTCCAGCAGAAAGCCAAAGACATCCTGAATGAATTCCCGGATTCTGAGCCGAAGAAATCTTTACACCTGATGCTGGATTATGTAATTGAAAGAAAGTTTTAA